Proteins co-encoded in one Candida albicans SC5314 chromosome 3, complete sequence genomic window:
- a CDS encoding putative phosphomutase (Putative phosphomutase-like protein; protein present in exponential and stationary growth phase yeast; Hap43-repressed; Spider biofilm repressed), which translates to MSKNIPNQADVVDAKISDTDRQQYEELLLKYYEENNTKPHWEFSIVPGIFKQSLPETDATKFDTIKEHFGVICGWDEVIAQLNELNSQVDSNEIQYKLLFLARHGQGFHNVKHNENPQLWDDYWSHLNTDGKIVWGPDPELTELGIEQAKDNNIAWTKEIENNINKNKNLIIPTKFFTSPFRRSVDTLINTWDNIIDLKEIKPLIQEYWRETIGDHTCDKRSTRSIIAEKYESLGFIIEPGFEEEDNYWKPDWRESVAEQAIRQNKGLQQLFNENHKDQIVSITSHSGSIRTQLLVLGHRPFAIGTGGMIPVFVKGVKVAPK; encoded by the coding sequence ATGTCGAAAAATATTCCAAATCAAGCTGACGTAGTTGATGCTAAAATTTCCGATACTGATAGACAACAATATGAGGAACttcttttgaaatattatgaagaaaataataccAAACCACATTGGGAATTTTCTATTGTCCCTGGGATTTTCAAACAATCATTACCAGAAACTGATGCTACTAAATTTGATACAATTAAAGAACATTTTGGGGTAATTTGCGGTTGGGATGAAGTCATTGCccaattgaatgaattgaaCAGTCAAGTAGACTCTAatgaaattcaatataaattgCTTTTTTTGGCAAGACATGGTCAAGGATTCCATAATGTTAAACATAATGAAAACCCTCAACTTTGGGATGATTATTGGTCTCATTTAAATACTGATGGTAAAATTGTTTGGGGTCCTGATCCTGAATTGACTGAATTAGGAATTGAACAAGCTAAAGATAACAATATTGCTTGGactaaagaaattgaaaataatatcaataagaataagaatTTGATCATTCCAACAAAATTCTTCACATCACCATTTAGAAGATCGGTTGATACTTTGATTAACACTTGGgataatataattgatttaaaagaaattaaaccTTTAATTCAAGAATATTGGCGTGAAACAATTGGTGATCACACTTGTGATAAACGTTCAACAAGATCAATAATTGCCGAAAAGTATGAATCATTAGGTTTCATAATTGAACCTGgttttgaagaagaagataattATTGGAAACCAGATTGGCGTGAATCAGTAGCTGAACAGGCAATTAGACAAAATAAAGGATTACAACAACTTTTCAATGAAAATCATAAGGATCAAATTGTTAGTATTACTAGTCATAGTGGATCAATCCGTACTCAATTGTTGGTGTTAGGACATCGTCCATTTGCTATTGGAACTGGAGGTATGATCCCTGTGTTTGTCAAAGGTGTTAAAGTTGCCCCAAAATAA